Part of the Natrarchaeobius halalkaliphilus genome is shown below.
CGTGATTCCGACGACCATCACGACCAGACGGGTCGCTGAATTCAGCCCATCGTTGAGGAATCGCTCAAGCTGGTTGACGTCGTTCGAAAGCACCGACATCATCTCCCCGGTCTGTTTGTTCGCGAAGAACTCCATGTCCAGGCGTTGCATCTTGTCGTAGGTCGCTGTCCGGACGTCGTGTTGTACGTCCTGAGAGAATGCGTTGAATCCCCAATTGCGCAGCCAGTGAAAGAGTGCACCGAGCACGAAGGACCCGGCGATAACGACCGCGACGAACCAGAACTGTCCCGACGCCGTCGTCGGAAGCCACGCCTCGGGCAGAACGACGAGCGGAACCTGCTCGTGGAACACCGCGTCACCGAACACCGCATCGATGGCGACGGCGAGCAGCAACGCCGGGAGCAGATCGAGCGCACGGGCGAGGATACTCGAGCCGAAGCCGACGGCCATCGAGAACCAGTAGGGACGACCGTACTCGAAAAGCAGCCGACGCATCGGGCTCTCGACGTGTTCGCGTTGCTCCTCGAAGGGGTCGTCTTTGTCCCAGTCGACCGCGTCCATCGCGTCCGACTCCGGGTCGGTCGACAATAAGGGTTTGCTACGAACCGAAACATATAGAGAGGGTTATCCGTCGTCGATCGCGACATCGTCGCCAACGGCCATCTCCGTCTCGTTTGCATATCCACGAGGGACTTCGAGGACCCACTGTGCACGCCCCGAGTACCGTAGCTCCTCGCCGTCCTCGCCGGGCTCCGGCGCACGTGCGTTCTCGATGGACGTAACCGTTCGATCGCCGCCGATGAAGACGATATCGATGTCGAAGTCCATCTCCCGCATCACGTACGTCCGGTCGTCCTCGCTCGCGTGGACGAACAACATACCGTGGCCGGCCTCGAGCGAATCGTGGTCACTCAGCCCGGTGTACCGTTCCTGCAAGGTGTCAGCGACCTCGACTTCGACCGTGGCTTTGGGTTCGCCGTCGTCATCGAGAACGGTGACGGTCGTTCGATCCTGTCCCCAGGGAGTAGAGACGACGCTCGCCTGAACGAGTAGCGTGACGACCAACACGAGCACGACTCCGGCGAGTAGCGTCTTACAGACGCGCCCTGTGGCCATATCACACCCTGCAATACGAGAAAGTAAAGGTTATTCGGACAGGGAGATTTTGTTCGGTTAGGGGCTCGTGGTCTAGCTGGTTATGACGCGGCCTTTACAAGGCCGAGGTCGGTGGTTCGAACCCGCCCGAGCCCATATTTCTGCCGCGAACAACTCGTGAGCGGCAGAAATCTGTCGCGAGTGGCGGGTTCGAACCCTATCAGTCGCGCGCAGCGTAGCGAGCACGTCTGATTTCGGTTCGAACCCGCCCGAGCCCACTACCTACTGCGAGCAAATTCGCGAGAAGCAGGTATGGGACCGAAGATGGGTTCGAATGAGACGAGCCGTGCGCACCGAAGCGAGCACGTCTCGGCGTGGTTCGAACCCGCTCGAGCCCATCCGTATCCGACACGAATTGTGTTTTACCACATATTTTTAATAGTTATTCAGTCGTTGTAGTTGGTATGGTCTCGAAACGTGTTTTTTTGAAATCGGCGTTGTTCACGATTCTCGTTCCAGGAACGGTCGCCATGGCGCTTCCGCAGTTGCTGGCGAAATACCGACCGCATCCGAAGCTCCCTATCGAGCCGAACGTCGGTCGAGTGCTCGGTGGGCTTTCGATATTCGCCGGGGTTCTCGTATATCTCCGGACGGTGTTCCAATTTGGGACGGACGGAAGGGGGACACCCTCACCGACCGACGATCCCGACGATCTGGTGACCGGCGGACTTTACGCACGGACGCGAAACCCGATGTATATCGGCGTACTTCTGGTCATACTCGGGCAGGCATTCCGGCAGCGTTCTGTGGCGATACTCTGGTGGGGTGTCGGAATGTGGATCGGGTTTCACAACCGAGTCATCGGCTACGAAGAGCCACATCTCGTCGAAAAGCACGGAGAGGCGTACGAAGAGTACCGCGATCGAGTTCCGCGATGGCTTTCGTTCACTCGTCCCCCACGGTGAGTCGCCCGAAACGCGCTATCCGTCGAAGCCGTCCTCGAACCGGAAGGTGCCGTCCCGCTGTACCACTTCGCCGTCCACCTCGATGGACGAATTCTCGCTCATGTCCACGATCATGTCGACGTGAACGGCGGAGTCGTTGGCTTCGTTACCGCTCCCGACGGTGTCGTCGTAGGCACGCCCGACGGCCATGTGGACGGTATCGCCCATCTTCTCGTCGAAGAGCATATTGTACGTAAATCGGTCGATATCGCGGTTCATTCCGATGCCGAGTTCGCCCAGCCGACGTGCGCCGTCGTCGGTGTTGAGAACTTCGGTGAGGACGTCCTCGTTTTTGGCCGCCGAGTGCGAGACGACCTCGCCGCCGTCGAACTCGAGGGAGACGTCGGTGATCTCCCGACCCTGGTGATACAGCGGCATATCGAACAGTACCTCGCCTTCGACGCTGTCGGGCTGGGGAGCGGTGAACACCTCACCGCCGGGCAAGTTGTGCTCGCCGTGGTCGTTCAGCGTCGGGTTGCCAGCGATCGACATCGTGACGTCGGTCGTCTCCCCGCTAACGATTCGGATCTCGTCGGCCGGATCGAGGATCTCCACCATGTTCTCCTGGTGAGCGCGCTGGGCGTCCCAGTCTCTGTTGACGGCGTCCCAGACGAAGTTCTCGTAGCCCTCCGTACTCATTTCGGCGAGTTGAGCGTTGGCGGGAGCGGGATACTGTGTCAGACACCAGCGTTTCGAGAGCCGCTCTTCGAGGATGGGGCGCTGGGCCTGGCTGTAGGCCGCGCTGGTCACCGGATCGACGTCGGCGGTCTGGGTGACGTTGTCGGTCGCCCGAATGGCGATGTAAACGTCCGTGTTCTCGATGAGTGCGAGTTCGTGATCGGGCGTCTCGAACTCGGGTTCCGCGTCGTCCCCCTCTGCGGCCCGAAGGTACGCACGCTGCTGGCGCTTGCCGGTTCGCTGGCTCGTCGTCACTGGATTGGCTCCCCGGTCGCCAATAACCTCGTGGAGGGCAACGACGAGGTCCTCCGCGACCGGATGGGCGTCGACGACGACGTTGTCGCCTTCCTCGAGGTCGACCGAGTGAGTTGCGATGATCTCGGCGTGTTCGCGAATGCGCGGGTCCATGTGCCACAGGTACCCGAAGCGTCGGGATACCGTTTTCGAATCGAAGTGCAACCGGCGAGATACGAACGGGAGATCGTCCTCTCGGGCGCTACCCGAAAACCGAACCCCGGCGGTCGTGTGCCATCTGTCGGGCGACCTCGTTCGCGACGTCGGCACCGAACTCGCGCTCGAGAAGCCACAGCGCCAGGTCGAGACCGGACGTGACGCCCCCGGCGGTGAGCACGTCGCCGTCGTCGACGACGCGTTCGTCGACGACAGTCGCGTCCGTGGCTTCGAGGTCGTCCACGGCGGCGTGGTGGGTCGTCGCTGGTCGTCCCTCGAGCAATCCGGCCTCGGAGAGGATCATCGCGCCGGTACAGACCGATGCGATCGTCGCGCCGGCGGTGTATCGCTCGTCGACAGCGCCGGGCAGGATGCCGTCCTCGACGACGGCCCGGACGCCCTCGTTCGCGGTCGTCCAGCCGCCACCGGGGACGACGAGGAGATCCGGCTCCCCGAGCGTTCCGTGAGGTTCGACGCGGAGGTCGTGACTGGCCGTCACGACGTCGGTCTCCTCGAGCGTGACGAGGCGCGTCTCGATCGATGCACCGGCTTCCGCGCCGTTGACCAGTACCTCGTAGGGGCCGATCGCGTCGAGTTCGTCGAAGCCGTCGAAGAGGACGATTTCGGCAGTGATGTCGACCATGGACGAACGTCGACGGCGACGGAGAAACGTGTTGTGACTGGTCGAACCCGCCGACACGCTGATCCTCTCCGAGGCTGGGTTCTCGAGGGGCGAACTGACGAGGCGACGACGCAGTTCGAGACGCTGCGGTCAACTGCCCCGCGCACGGTGGCTCGGAGCTTGTCATTGAACCTCATCCAGCGTACACTCGTTATTTCCCCCTCGGTCACGTACGGAGTGTGGACGGAACATGGTGTACGCGTTCACCGCAGTCGACGTCGCAACCGGCGTGTCCGAGGAGGTCTGTAAAGCCGTTCGCACCTGTGATACGGTTTACTGTGACTTTTTTCCGGGGCGACCGCGAGCCGTCCTGCGGTCGCTCCGGTAACGACTTACAGTAGACCGTATGAGGGCGTTCTCGAGGCCCACGTGATTTCGGGGGAGTTCGACGTCATGGTCGAGATAGAAGGCGACGGACCGCACGACATTCTGACGACGGTTACCTCGGACATCCGTTCGCTCGAGGGCGTCGGAACGACGCGAACGTACGTCCGTCTCGACGAACACTGAGCGCCCGCGAACGATTACGGCGCCGCCGAGACTGCGGACGTCCTCGCCGACCTCGAGTTTAAGTATCGAAGCGCGGCCAACGTTGGCATGATCGACGACGCCATTCGCGTCCTCGCGGGCGACTGTACCGTGATTTCAGAGGCCGCCGACCGCGAGGAGTACCGCGGTCGCGTGACGACGATCGTCAAGCCCGACAACACCGTTCTCGTCCACGACGTCGACGGCTACCAGCCGGTCGCCTGGCTCACCCGCGCCGACAGTGTCTCGAGCGACCGGACGGACGGCTTTACTCTCGTGGCGAAAAAAGACGAACAGACGCTCAGAATCGCCGCTCACGAACAGGACGGGTTCGCCCACTATCCGTCGTCATCGGCGGGCGTTCCCGTCGGGGAGTGTCCCGATTGTGACGGTGCGCTCGTCCGGTCTGACGGCGTTCACTGCGTCGGCTGTGGGACGCGCTACGGCGTCCCCGCGGACGCGACGATCTGTACGGACCAGAGTCACTGTGACTGTGGACTTCCGCGAATGCGCGTCGAACGCGGCCTCGCGTTCAACGTCTGTCTCGACCGGAGCTGCGAGTCGCTCGACGAGGCGGTCACGGAGGCGTTCGATCGCGAGTGGAGCTGCCCGAAGCCGAGCTGTGACGGCGACCTGCGAATCCTTCGTCGCGGTGGCCTCATCGCCGGCTGTGAGCAGTATCCCGACTGCGAAACCGGGTTCGCGGTCCCGACCGGCGTCGTCGACGGGGAGTGTCGCTGTGGTCTCCCGAGCTTCGAAACGAGAACCGGAACCCGCTGTCTCGACGCGACGTGTGAACGCGTCCTCGAGCGACCGCCCGGAGCCGAGCCGGCGAGTGACGATTAATACGGTCTATTGTAACGATTTACCGCTGGGACCGCAGACGGGTCGCGGTTCCACCGGCAATGGCTTACAATAGTCCGTATAAGAGGGTTTGCTACCTCGATGTTTCGCGACACCCGTGACCCGTCCTGGGGATGCGTCGGAACTGACCGACGACGGTCCGCGTGACGCACCGACCGACACCGGTCGGCCCGGAGCCGATCCACAGTCACTTAGTGTCCGCTGGCCAAGCCCCTGCTATGTCACTCGAGGGGCGATACGACGAGAGCGCGAACGTCGTCCGTCTGGGCGAAAACGCGCGCCAGCGATTTCACGATGCACGAGGTTACGGCTACCCGCTCTCGGGCAACGAGATCGCACTCGCTCCCGTCGAGGCCGCACACCTGCTTTACCGCGGCGACCTCGAAGCGGTCGTCGACGTCGAGAGCGGCGAGCGCCTGTCGTTTCGGTCGTTCGTCGCCCGCGAGCCGGGAACGGAGTTCGGCGTTCGGTTTCTCGTCTACGCCGATCTTCGATCGCGGGGGTTTTACCTCTCGCCGGCCGCCGAACCCTGGCTCGTCGATCCGCCGACCGCCGACTTCGCCGTCTTTCCCCGCGGAAAGGGACCCGGCGACGGCGAGATTGCTTACACCATGCGGGTTATCGGTGAACGAACCGACGTCCCGGCGGCCGATCTCGCGTCGGGCGTACTGGCCGTCGTCGACGAAGAGAGCGAAATTACGTACTTCGACGTCGGCCGAGCGGATCCGCGGGGATCGTCGACCGCCACGTTACCCGACGGCTGCGACGCCGATCTACTCGCAGACCGCGTCGTCGTGTGGGACCCGCCGCTCGATCTCTACGAAGAGGCGTTCTACGGCCAACCGCTCGAGGGGCGGGAGTACGACCGACCGACGCTTCAGTGTTCGCTGCTCGAGGCGGCCTTTCTCGTCGAACGGGGTGCGATCGATCTCGAGTCATCGGTAGTTCGAGAGCGTGGTCGCGAGGTCGAAGGCGAACGGTTCGGACGACGGAGACGGGTCTACACGGCGCTTCGCGAACGCGGGGTCGTTCC
Proteins encoded:
- a CDS encoding DUF192 domain-containing protein — protein: MATGRVCKTLLAGVVLVLVVTLLVQASVVSTPWGQDRTTVTVLDDDGEPKATVEVEVADTLQERYTGLSDHDSLEAGHGMLFVHASEDDRTYVMREMDFDIDIVFIGGDRTVTSIENARAPEPGEDGEELRYSGRAQWVLEVPRGYANETEMAVGDDVAIDDG
- a CDS encoding aminopeptidase, which codes for MDPRIREHAEIIATHSVDLEEGDNVVVDAHPVAEDLVVALHEVIGDRGANPVTTSQRTGKRQQRAYLRAAEGDDAEPEFETPDHELALIENTDVYIAIRATDNVTQTADVDPVTSAAYSQAQRPILEERLSKRWCLTQYPAPANAQLAEMSTEGYENFVWDAVNRDWDAQRAHQENMVEILDPADEIRIVSGETTDVTMSIAGNPTLNDHGEHNLPGGEVFTAPQPDSVEGEVLFDMPLYHQGREITDVSLEFDGGEVVSHSAAKNEDVLTEVLNTDDGARRLGELGIGMNRDIDRFTYNMLFDEKMGDTVHMAVGRAYDDTVGSGNEANDSAVHVDMIVDMSENSSIEVDGEVVQRDGTFRFEDGFDG
- the endA gene encoding tRNA-intron lyase, giving the protein MSLEGRYDESANVVRLGENARQRFHDARGYGYPLSGNEIALAPVEAAHLLYRGDLEAVVDVESGERLSFRSFVAREPGTEFGVRFLVYADLRSRGFYLSPAAEPWLVDPPTADFAVFPRGKGPGDGEIAYTMRVIGERTDVPAADLASGVLAVVDEESEITYFDVGRADPRGSSTATLPDGCDADLLADRVVVWDPPLDLYEEAFYGQPLEGREYDRPTLQCSLLEAAFLVERGAIDLESSVVRERGREVEGERFGRRRRVYTALRERGVVPKTGYKFGADFRTYADVESVDELGHSELLVRVHSASAVFEPRDLALDVRLAHGVRKTMVFALVDGEEIEWWSLERLTP
- a CDS encoding DJ-1/PfpI family protein; translated protein: MVDITAEIVLFDGFDELDAIGPYEVLVNGAEAGASIETRLVTLEETDVVTASHDLRVEPHGTLGEPDLLVVPGGGWTTANEGVRAVVEDGILPGAVDERYTAGATIASVCTGAMILSEAGLLEGRPATTHHAAVDDLEATDATVVDERVVDDGDVLTAGGVTSGLDLALWLLEREFGADVANEVARQMAHDRRGSVFG
- a CDS encoding methyltransferase family protein, with protein sequence MVSKRVFLKSALFTILVPGTVAMALPQLLAKYRPHPKLPIEPNVGRVLGGLSIFAGVLVYLRTVFQFGTDGRGTPSPTDDPDDLVTGGLYARTRNPMYIGVLLVILGQAFRQRSVAILWWGVGMWIGFHNRVIGYEEPHLVEKHGEAYEEYRDRVPRWLSFTRPPR
- a CDS encoding endonuclease NucS domain-containing protein — encoded protein: MIDDAIRVLAGDCTVISEAADREEYRGRVTTIVKPDNTVLVHDVDGYQPVAWLTRADSVSSDRTDGFTLVAKKDEQTLRIAAHEQDGFAHYPSSSAGVPVGECPDCDGALVRSDGVHCVGCGTRYGVPADATICTDQSHCDCGLPRMRVERGLAFNVCLDRSCESLDEAVTEAFDREWSCPKPSCDGDLRILRRGGLIAGCEQYPDCETGFAVPTGVVDGECRCGLPSFETRTGTRCLDATCERVLERPPGAEPASDD